A section of the Acropora muricata isolate sample 2 chromosome 4, ASM3666990v1, whole genome shotgun sequence genome encodes:
- the LOC136913353 gene encoding uncharacterized protein encodes MYYLYLEAHEPEVVEREKEIIKAKKERIFPLPLKIKPVVTEHRYRMVFNRDFNLGFGLPRSDTCAKCEKLNLIIKSDPNDMGAPQQLADHQEMADKGYQTMRGDRKAASASWSGKSRPLGSAAFSSVDAVDMISFDFQQNLPTPNLQHNDVFYARQLWTYNFGIHDCVAEKGYMYMWDETIAKRGSAEVASCLKHFFQFYPSGAKSLVSFSDGCGGQNKNLTLVGLYNELHLSGVYDILNHKFLTRGHTFLKNDSDFAQIEKRKASAEVFVPSDWFSVVREASRRSPFEVVAMQQEDFKNYKDFVRSRYTNRHFSSGGSVFRDVHWLNFGWGEEVDPVSGKVTLVHHPNEVWMRCTYSDSEPWKKVKVLKKSPGSVLLEQLYHAPLVLKPAKIRDLKKMARHHIPHPQRDFYLQMSGEGDGGSETEEEDDD; translated from the coding sequence ATGTACTATCTCTACTTAGAGGCCCACGAACCAGAAGTGGTAGAGCGCGAGAAGGAAATtataaaagcaaagaaagagaGGATATTTCCACTTCCTCTAAAAATCAAGCCGGTGGTCACCGAGCACAGGTATCGCATGGTGTTTAATCGTGACTTTAATTTAGGGTTTGGTCTTCCCCGCTCGGACACCTGTGCAAAGTGTGAAAAACTTAATCTTATCATTAAGTCTGATCCGAACGATATGGGTGCGCCTCAGCAGCTGGCGGATCACCAGGAGATGGCGGACAAGGGATATCAGACCATGCGAGGCGATAGAAAGGCAGCTAGTGCCAGCTGGTCCGGCAAGTCCCGTCCTTTAGGTTCGGCTGCCTTTTCTTCTGTAGACGCTGTGGACATGATTTCCTTCGACTTTCAGCAGAATCTTCCTACCCCTAACCTGCAACATAATGATGTATTCTATGCACGTCAACTTTGGACGTACAACTTTGGAATACATGATTGTGTTGCAGAGAAGGGATACATGTATATGTGGGACGAGACCATCGCAAAGCGTGGATCAGCTGAGGTTGCTTCTTGTCTTAAGCATTTCTTTCAGTTCTACCCCTCGGGTGCTAAGTCTTTGGTGTCTTTTTCCGATGGATGTGGtgggcaaaacaaaaacttgaccCTCGTTGGCTTGTACAATGAACTTCACCTCAGCGGGGTCTATGATATACTCAACCATAAGTTTTTAACCAGGGGTCACACTTTCCTCAAGAACGACTCTGACTTTGCCCAGATCGAAAAGAGAAAGGCAAGCGCTGAAGTGTTCGTTCCGAGTGATTGGTTTTCGGTGGTCAGGGAGGCCAGCCGCCGGAGCCCCTTTGAGGTCGTTGCTATGCAACAGGAAGACTTTAAGAACTATAAGGATTTCGTTCGTTCTAGGTACACTAATAGACATTTTTCTTCTGGCGGTTCCGTTTTTCGTGATGTTCACTGGCTCAACTTTGGTTGGGGCGAGGAAGTCGACCCAGTTTCAGGCAAGGTCACATTGGTGCATCATCCAAACGAAGTTTGGATGCGATGCACATACTCTGATAGCGAGCCTTGGAAAAAGGTGAAGGTCTTGAAAAAGAGTCCTGGcagtgttcttttagagcaacTTTACCATGCCCCGCTGGTACTGAAGCCTGCCAAGATCCGAGACCTTAAAAAGATGGCTCGGCATCATATTCCTCACCCACAGCGTGACTTCTATTTGCAGATGTCTGGCGAAGGTGATGGTGGAAGCGAAACCGAAGAGGAAGACGATGACTAG